In Falco biarmicus isolate bFalBia1 chromosome 7, bFalBia1.pri, whole genome shotgun sequence, a single window of DNA contains:
- the ANKRD34C gene encoding ankyrin repeat domain-containing protein 34C — MDEVTELEMEGNSLLKAVWLGRLRLTRLLLEGGAYINESNEKGETALMVACITKHVDQQSINKAKMVKYLLDNRADPNIQDKSGKTALMHACIRGAGGDVVSLLLENGADPSLEDHSGASALVHAINADDKDVLQHLLNACKAKGKEVIIITMDKSASGTKATKQYLNVPPSLEFKERTPPEACTAPSSAHMKTPVSAPSPAEKESGTFGSHPRDSPSARAADEPSSPGQRAGAARRARLPQLKRLRSEPWGLVAPSVLAASAHRDDTRVCMDDEVIMGIGDLSLSKKAPLARSGSSKSKDPSLFPPVDEESLRTLPAPGPLARKTAYEKNQATHQRLPRRSTVPEDLESIGSAANGSAAAMDTLYWRRLGAEHYDCDPQLSSGPAEVGKVPSERRKLSGSHLALLDGSRESLDSIAGTSPGTVRRRPPGLLERRGSGTLLLDHISHTRPGYLPPLNVNPNPPIPDIGSNTKTSSPLAAGLKSLVPIAPSSPRRGDLRSKRKLLRRHSMQAEQMWQLSDFEEIVAQ; from the coding sequence ATGGATGAGGTGACGGAGCTGGAGATGGAGGGGAACTCCCTCTTGAAGGCAGTGTGGCTCGGGCGGCTCCGGCTCACCCggctgctgctggaagggggGGCTTACATCAATGAGAGCAATGAGAAAGGGGAGACTGCCCTGATGGTGGCCTGCATCACCAAGCACGTCGACCAGCAGAGCATTAACAAGGCCAAGATGGTGAAGTACCTGCTGGACAATAGAGCTGACCCCAACATCCAGGACAAGTCTGGGAAAACAGCCCTCATGCATGCCTGTATCCGTGGTGCAGGGGGGGACGtggtgtccctgctgctggagaacGGGGCAGACCCCAGCTTGGAGGACCACTCGGGAGCATCTGCTTTGGTCCACGCCATCAATGCTGATGACAAGGAtgtgctgcagcacctcctgAATGCCTGCAAAGCCAAAGGGAAGGAGGTGATCATTATCACCATGGACAAATCGGCCTCTGGCACCAAGGCCACCAAGCAGTACCTGAACGTTCCCCCCTCACTGGAGTTCAAGGAGAGGACCCCCCCTGAGGCATGCACAGCACCTTCCAGCGCCCACATGAAAACTCCTGTCTCGGCACCTTCCCCTGCTGAGAAGGAGAGCGGCACCTTTGGGTCACACCCCAGGGACAGcccctctgccagggctgctgacGAGCCATCCTCCCCAGGCCAGAGAGCTGGTGCAGCCAGGAGAGCCCGCCTGCCCCAGCTGAAGCGGCTGCGATCGGAGCCATGGGGTCTGGTCGCACCCTCGGTGCTGGCAGCCTCTGCGCACCGTGACGACACGCGGGTCTGCATGGACGATGAGGTGATCATGGGCATTGGTGACCTTTCGCTCTCCAAAAAGGCTCCCCTTGCCCGGAGtggcagcagcaagagcaaggacccctctctcttccccccagTAGACGAAGAGTCTCTGAGGACGTTGCCAGCGCCGGGGCCATTGGCGAGGAAAACAGCCTATGAGAAGAACCAGGCCACCCATCAGCGCCTGCCCCGAAGGAGCACAGTCCCTGAAGACCTGGAGAGCATCGGCTCCGCTGCCAACGGCTCAGCCGCAGCGATGGACACGCTGTACTGGCGGAGGCTGGGCGCTGAGCACTACGACTGCGATCCCCAGCTCTCCAGCGGCccagctgaggtggggaaggTGCCGTCGGAGAGGAGGAAGCTCAGCGGGTCCCACTTGGCTTTGCTGGATGGCTCACGGGAGTCCCTGGATAGCATCGCTGGCACATCACCTGGGACTGTCCGGCGCCGACCGCCCGGCTTGCTGGAGAGGCGAGGGTCCGGGACCCTGCTGCTGGACCACATCTCCCACACGAGGCCAGGATATCTGCCCCCCCTGAATGTGAACCCCAACCCCCCAATCCCTGACATCGGCTCCAACACCAAAACCTCCTCCCCGCTCGCTGCTGGTTTGAAGTCCCTGGTGCCCATCGCCCCCAGCTCGCCCAGACGGGGTGACTTGAGATCCAAAAGGAAGCTTCTCCGGAGACACTCCATGCAAGCGGAGCAGATGTGGCAGCTCTCTGATTTTGAGGAAATAGTGGCCCAGTAG